The Leptotrichia trevisanii DSM 22070 genome includes a region encoding these proteins:
- a CDS encoding AAA family ATPase — protein sequence MIVNGKEKRNLPIGIDNFETMIQKDYYYFDKTGLIEEILKSGASRMLFTRPRRFGKSLNMSMLKYFFNIENKDENRKLFENLYISKSKYFDRQGQNPVIFISFKDYEETNWEDGFRGLKGEIRHLYNEFTFLRDKLSKGDLIDFDNIWLKRKEIDYERALLDLSRYLYEYYGKKVILLIDEYDKPIIKAHVNGYYNEIINFFKKFFEKSVKGNDYVEITVMTGILRIAKEGIFSGLNNLEVHTVLEQDYNEYFGILENEVEEALKYYNLDFEINEVKKWYNGYLFGNRNIYNPWSVVNFLRFRELKEHWINTSSNDEIMNYLENSDENIIFDFERLLGHESIRKEIYDYVTFQDIDYALNLNRNSYGFEIREDSPNYQYYVNDFARGNIWQFFLHSGYLTIDKKVSKNVYDLKIPNEEIFDFFKIRFLYRTYGGHYKFSLLGEYLMKGDYEKFRNEIRILLKNSVSFRDLKEENSYHLFVMGIVAVMYEEYYIKSNSESGDGLPDLMLKPRNKKNKAFIFEFKHSKAKDSKNLKRTAKSALKQINDRNYADGLKHEGYENIVKIGMGFRKKDVEVVVEEG from the coding sequence ATGATTGTAAATGGGAAAGAAAAGAGAAATTTGCCAATTGGAATTGACAATTTTGAAACGATGATTCAAAAGGATTATTACTATTTTGACAAGACTGGATTGATTGAGGAGATTTTAAAAAGCGGGGCATCAAGAATGCTGTTCACACGTCCACGTAGATTTGGAAAATCACTTAATATGTCGATGTTAAAGTATTTTTTTAATATCGAAAATAAAGATGAAAATAGGAAACTTTTTGAAAACCTTTATATTTCTAAAAGCAAATATTTTGATAGACAGGGACAGAATCCAGTTATTTTTATTAGTTTTAAGGATTATGAGGAAACAAACTGGGAAGATGGGTTCAGAGGTTTAAAAGGAGAAATACGACATCTTTATAATGAATTTACATTTTTACGAGATAAATTAAGTAAGGGTGATTTAATAGATTTTGATAATATTTGGCTAAAAAGAAAAGAAATAGATTATGAGAGAGCATTATTAGATTTATCAAGATATTTATACGAATATTATGGAAAAAAAGTAATTTTGTTGATTGATGAATATGATAAACCGATAATAAAGGCACATGTAAATGGATATTATAATGAAATTATTAATTTCTTTAAAAAGTTTTTTGAAAAGAGTGTGAAAGGTAATGATTATGTTGAAATTACAGTTATGACTGGAATTTTGAGAATTGCTAAGGAAGGAATTTTTTCTGGGCTGAATAATTTGGAAGTACATACTGTACTAGAGCAGGATTATAACGAGTATTTTGGAATTTTGGAAAATGAAGTTGAAGAGGCATTAAAGTATTATAATCTTGATTTTGAGATAAATGAGGTAAAGAAATGGTATAATGGATATTTATTTGGAAACAGGAATATATATAATCCTTGGTCAGTAGTAAATTTTTTAAGATTTAGAGAATTAAAGGAACATTGGATAAATACTTCCAGTAATGATGAAATTATGAATTATCTTGAAAATTCAGATGAAAATATAATCTTTGATTTTGAAAGATTGCTAGGGCATGAAAGTATAAGGAAAGAAATTTATGACTATGTTACGTTTCAGGATATAGATTATGCCTTGAACTTGAATAGAAATAGTTATGGGTTTGAGATTAGGGAAGACTCTCCAAATTATCAATATTATGTGAATGATTTTGCACGAGGGAACATTTGGCAATTTTTCCTTCACAGCGGATATTTGACTATTGATAAAAAAGTATCCAAAAATGTTTATGATTTGAAAATACCGAACGAAGAAATATTTGATTTTTTCAAAATTAGATTTTTGTACAGAACTTATGGAGGCCATTATAAATTCTCGCTGCTTGGAGAATATTTAATGAAGGGCGATTATGAGAAATTTAGGAATGAAATTAGGATTTTATTAAAAAATTCGGTTAGTTTTAGGGATTTGAAGGAAGAAAATTCGTATCATCTGTTTGTTATGGGAATAGTTGCTGTGATGTATGAGGAATATTATATTAAATCTAATAGTGAAAGTGGAGATGGACTGCCAGATTTGATGTTAAAACCTAGAAATAAGAAAAATAAGGCATTTATTTTTGAATTTAAACATTCTAAGGCGAAAGATAGCAAGAACTTGAAGAGGACAGCTAAAAGTGCGTTGAAGCAGATAAATGACAGGAATTATGCTGATGGGCTGAAACATGAGGGGTATGAAAATATTGTGAAAATTGGGATGGGATTTAGGAAGAAAGACGTGGAAGTTGTGGTTGAGGAGGGATAA